In Flagellatimonas centrodinii, a single window of DNA contains:
- the fadA gene encoding acetyl-CoA C-acyltransferase FadA — translation MTTEVVIVDAVRTPMGRSKGGNFRNVRAEDLSAHLIRGIMARNEALKPADVEDVVWGCVQQTLEQGFNIARNAALLAGLPQTVPGQTVNRLCGSSMSAIHIAFASIQAGIGDTYICGGVEHMGHVAMTHGFDGNPAMSLVSAKAAAMMGLTAEMLTQTHGINRQQQDEFALASHRKAVAANQSGATKNEILPLGGHDADGAPVMVDWDEVARADASLEGLGGLRPAFNPKGSVTAGNSSAISDGASCVLVMSADKAKALGLKPMARIVSVAAAGCNPSIMGIGPVPATQKALKRAGLSIDNIDYFELNEAFAAQSLAVIKDLKLTERMDRINLKGGAIALGHPLGCSGARITGALAHVLNEQGGQFGVATMCIGMGQGVATVLERVH, via the coding sequence ATGACGACCGAAGTCGTAATCGTTGATGCGGTCCGCACCCCGATGGGCCGTTCCAAGGGCGGCAATTTCCGCAATGTGCGCGCCGAAGACCTGTCCGCCCATCTGATCCGCGGCATCATGGCCCGCAACGAAGCCCTCAAGCCCGCCGATGTCGAGGACGTGGTCTGGGGCTGTGTGCAGCAGACCCTGGAGCAGGGCTTCAACATCGCCCGCAACGCGGCGCTGCTGGCCGGCTTGCCGCAGACCGTGCCGGGGCAGACGGTGAACCGTCTTTGCGGGTCCTCGATGAGCGCCATTCACATTGCCTTCGCCAGCATCCAGGCCGGCATTGGCGATACCTACATCTGTGGTGGTGTCGAGCACATGGGCCATGTCGCCATGACCCACGGTTTCGACGGCAACCCGGCGATGAGCCTGGTGAGCGCCAAGGCCGCCGCGATGATGGGCCTGACCGCCGAGATGCTGACCCAGACCCACGGCATCAACCGTCAGCAGCAGGACGAGTTCGCGCTGGCCAGCCACCGGAAGGCCGTTGCCGCCAACCAGAGTGGCGCCACCAAGAACGAGATCCTGCCGCTCGGTGGCCACGATGCTGACGGCGCCCCGGTGATGGTGGACTGGGACGAAGTGGCGCGTGCTGACGCCAGCCTTGAAGGCCTCGGCGGTCTGCGCCCGGCATTCAACCCGAAGGGGTCGGTGACTGCGGGGAACAGCTCGGCGATCTCCGACGGCGCCTCCTGCGTGCTGGTGATGAGTGCCGACAAGGCCAAGGCGCTGGGCCTGAAGCCGATGGCGCGCATCGTTTCGGTGGCGGCCGCCGGGTGCAATCCGTCGATCATGGGGATCGGCCCGGTGCCGGCCACCCAGAAGGCGCTGAAGCGGGCCGGTCTGTCGATCGACAACATCGACTACTTCGAGCTCAACGAAGCCTTTGCCGCGCAGTCGCTGGCGGTGATCAAGGACCTCAAGCTGACCGAGCGCATGGACCGAATCAACCTCAAGGGCGGCGCCATCGCCCTCGGCCATCCGCTCGGCTGCTCCGGTGCCCGTATCACCGGTGCGCTGGCGCACGTGCTCAACGAGCAGGGTGGCCAGTTCGGCGTCGCCACCATGTGCATCGGCATGGGGCAGGGTGTGGCGACGGTGCTCGAACGGGTGCACTGA